The genomic stretch AGAACTATTCCCACACGCCCCACTATCCCATGTCAGTCATCATCGCCGGAACCGTCGCCCTGGACAATGTCAAGACCCCTCAAGATGCCCAGGAGAACCTGCTCGGCGGCTCTGCCTCCTACGCAGCCTTGGCGGCCAGCATCTTCACCCCTGAAGTCCACCTCGTCGGCATCATCGGCCACGACTTCCCTCAGGCCCACCTGGACCTCCTCAGCAGCAAAGGCATCACCCTCGACGGTCTCGAGCGTAGCACCGGTGCCTCCTTCACCTGGAGCGGCGAATACCATGACGACATGAACAGCCGCACCACCCACAATGTGGCCATCAACGTCCTGGAACATTGGACGCCCAAGCTCTCCACCGCCGGTGCCGCCGCCAAGATCGCCGTACTGGCCAACATGAGCCCGGACAACCAGATGCAGACCCTCGAGCAGTGCACCGGGGCCGATTTCATCACTGCTGACACCATGGATCTCTGGATCAGCATCGCCAATGACCGTCTCCATGACGTGCTGAAAAAGATCGACC from Prosthecobacter algae encodes the following:
- a CDS encoding PfkB family carbohydrate kinase, producing the protein MSVIIAGTVALDNVKTPQDAQENLLGGSASYAALAASIFTPEVHLVGIIGHDFPQAHLDLLSSKGITLDGLERSTGASFTWSGEYHDDMNSRTTHNVAINVLEHWTPKLSTAGAAAKIAVLANMSPDNQMQTLEQCTGADFITADTMDLWISIANDRLHDVLKKIDLLVINDGEAKEFAGTTNLVEAGRRLQAKGPRFVIVKRGEHGSFLFGENSADFFACSAYPLDSVFDPTGAGDSFLGGLAGWLSANGKTKPTFDDLKTAVVHGSVTASYTCEAFSTHKLQTVTKADVASRLAQLKGYTSF